Proteins encoded together in one Kutzneria kofuensis window:
- a CDS encoding SPFH domain-containing protein, with the protein MGTIPTPEPTIAERPAARLAGGLMLLVGLVLLVVGVAVTVASGQPWWLVLAVLGVLALRGLVVLAPGEARVVQFFGRYAGTVRTPGLHWVNPLTTRTRLSVRIRNHETVVAKVNDAEGNPIEMAVVVVWQIEDTARAVFEVDDFVRFVGIQTETAVRHIATTYPYDNHADDERLSLRENAEEITGKLSAEIAERVRSAGVKVIESRLTHLAYAPEIAGAMLQRQQAGAVVAARQRIVEGAVGMVELALARLAERDVVELDEERKATMVSNLLVVLCGDRATQPVVNAGSLY; encoded by the coding sequence ATGGGCACGATTCCGACACCGGAGCCCACCATCGCCGAGCGCCCGGCGGCGCGGCTGGCCGGCGGGCTGATGCTGCTGGTCGGACTGGTCCTGCTGGTGGTCGGCGTCGCCGTCACGGTGGCGAGCGGCCAGCCCTGGTGGCTCGTGCTGGCCGTACTCGGCGTGCTCGCGCTGCGCGGCCTGGTCGTCCTCGCGCCCGGCGAGGCGCGGGTGGTCCAGTTCTTCGGCCGCTACGCCGGCACGGTCCGCACGCCCGGCCTGCACTGGGTGAACCCGCTGACCACCCGGACCCGGCTGTCGGTCCGGATCCGCAACCACGAGACCGTCGTGGCCAAGGTCAACGACGCCGAGGGCAACCCCATCGAGATGGCGGTGGTGGTCGTCTGGCAGATCGAGGACACCGCCCGCGCGGTCTTCGAGGTGGACGACTTCGTCCGGTTCGTCGGCATCCAGACCGAGACCGCGGTCCGGCACATCGCCACCACCTATCCGTACGACAACCACGCCGACGACGAGCGGCTGTCGCTGCGGGAGAACGCCGAGGAGATCACCGGCAAGCTGTCGGCCGAGATCGCCGAGCGGGTCCGGTCGGCCGGCGTGAAGGTCATCGAGTCCCGGCTGACGCACCTCGCCTACGCGCCCGAGATCGCCGGCGCGATGCTGCAGCGGCAGCAGGCGGGCGCGGTTGTCGCGGCCCGGCAGCGGATCGTCGAGGGCGCGGTCGGCATGGTCGAGCTGGCGCTCGCGCGACTGGCCGAGCGGGACGTGGTCGAACTGGACGAGGAGCGCAAGGCCACCATGGTCAGCAACCTGCTGGTGGTGCTGTGCGGCGACCGCGCCACCCAGCCGGTGGTGAACGCTGGCAGCCTGTACTGA
- a CDS encoding ABC transporter ATP-binding protein codes for MDTGGLPIYGQQQGAQPSEQAPALQMSGLRKAFNTTVAVDEVQLAVPRGSFFGLVGPNGAGKTTSLSMAVGLLRPDAGTVRIFGVDVWESPERAKALVGVLPDGMALPERLTGRELLTYTGLLRGLDPATVADRANELLGVLELTDAERTLVIDYSAGMRKKIGLATALLHAPKLLVLDEPFEAVDPVSASTIRTILQRFVAAGGAVVLSSHVMELVEKLCDHVAVITRGRVVASGPVEQVRGGQSLEQAFVHLVGGRTGGGEGLSWLAS; via the coding sequence TTGGACACGGGTGGGTTGCCCATATACGGGCAGCAACAGGGGGCGCAGCCGTCCGAGCAGGCGCCGGCGCTGCAGATGTCGGGCCTGCGCAAGGCGTTCAACACCACGGTCGCCGTCGACGAGGTGCAGCTGGCCGTGCCGAGGGGATCGTTCTTCGGACTGGTCGGCCCGAACGGCGCCGGCAAGACGACGTCGCTGTCCATGGCCGTCGGCCTGCTGCGGCCGGACGCGGGGACCGTTCGCATCTTCGGCGTCGACGTGTGGGAGTCGCCGGAACGGGCCAAGGCGCTGGTGGGCGTGCTGCCGGACGGCATGGCGCTGCCCGAGCGGCTGACCGGGCGTGAACTCCTCACGTACACGGGTTTGCTGCGCGGCTTGGACCCCGCGACGGTGGCTGACCGCGCCAACGAGCTGTTGGGCGTGCTGGAGCTGACCGACGCCGAGCGGACGCTGGTGATCGACTATTCGGCCGGTATGCGCAAGAAGATCGGCCTGGCGACGGCGCTGCTGCACGCCCCGAAGCTGCTGGTGCTGGACGAGCCGTTCGAGGCCGTCGACCCGGTGTCGGCGTCCACGATCCGCACGATCCTGCAGCGGTTCGTGGCCGCCGGCGGCGCGGTCGTGCTGTCCAGCCACGTGATGGAGCTGGTGGAGAAGCTCTGCGACCACGTCGCCGTGATCACGCGCGGGCGGGTCGTGGCCAGCGGGCCGGTCGAGCAGGTGCGCGGCGGCCAGTCGCTGGAGCAGGCGTTCGTGCACCTGGTCGGCGGCCGCACCGGCGGTGGGGAAGGGCTGTCGTGGTTGGCGTCCTGA